One Pyrus communis chromosome 4, drPyrComm1.1, whole genome shotgun sequence genomic region harbors:
- the LOC137731143 gene encoding probable methyltransferase PMT5, with amino-acid sequence MRSSWFSKLSLIFGPRPPLSWLLLCVVSVLALIAVLGSSSSHTFDSLTITPVPDIYTNYRRLKEQAAVDYLELRSLSLGASRQRELGLCSKERENHVPCYNVSANLLAGFKDGEEFDRHCEVSRNRERCLVRPPKDYKIPLRWPAGRDVIWSGNVKITKDQFLSSGSMTKRLMLLEENQIAFHSDDGLIFDGVKDYSLQIAKMIGLKSDSDFLQAGVQTVLDIGCGFGSFGAHLVSLNVMAICIAAYEATGSQVQLTLERGLPAMIGNFITRQLPYPALSFEMVHCAQCGIVWDKKDSMLLLEVDRVLKPGGYFVVTSLTSQPYGSSLSMKNSMFTTMEELTPKVCWTLKAQQYETFIWQKTVDSDCYASRKQGALPVCNEGQDVRSYYKPLVSCISGTTSKRWAPIRNRSSSPHRLSSAELEVHGVQPEDFFEDLQVWRSALKNYWSLLTPLIFSDHPKRPGDEDPLPPFNMLRNVMDMSAHYGGLNAAFLEERKSVWVMNVVPVNAPYTLPLILDQGFAGVLHDWCEPFPTYPRTYDLLHADGLLSHLSSERCGMMDLFLEMDRILQPEGWVVLCDKKGAIEMARIFATQIRWEARVIDLENGSDQRLLVCQKPFVKK; translated from the exons ATGAGAAGCTCCTGGTTCAGTAAACTCTCCCTCATTTTTGGCCCTAGACCGCCACTCAGTTGGTTACTCTTGTGTGTTGTTAGTGTACTCGCACTAATTGCAGTGCTGGGATCATCTTCTTCTCATACATTTGACTCTTTAACTATCACTCCAGTACCCGACATATATACAAACTATAGGAGGCTAAAGGAGCAAGCGGCGGTTGATTATCTGGAGCTGAGGTCTCTTTCATTGGGGGCTAGTCGACAAAGAGAGCTTGGCCTTTGTagcaaagaaagagaaaatcaCGTGCCTTGTTACAATGTTTCAGCAAACCTTTTAGCCGGGTTTAAAGATGGGGAGGAGTTTGATCGGCATTGTGAAGTATCAAGAAACAGAGAACGGTGTCTAGTTCGCCCTCCTAAGGATTATAAGATCCCCCTGAGGTGGCCAGCTGGTAGGGATGTGATATGGAGTGGAAACGTGAAGATAACCAAAGACCAATTTCTTTCATCTGGAAGCATGACCAAAAG GTTGATGCTACTAGAAGAAAATCAAATCGCCTTTCACTCTGACGATGGTCTGATTTTTGATGGTGTCAAGGATTATTCTCTTCAAATTGCAAAGATGATAGGTTTAAAAAGTGACTCTGACTTTCTTCAAGCCGGT GTGCAAACTGTTCTGGATATTGGTTGCGGTTTTGGTAGTTTCGGAGCTCATTTAGTATCACTGAATGTAATGGCTATTTGTATTGCGGCATACGAGGCAACTGGCAGTCAAGTTCAGTTGACCCTTGAGAGAGGTCTTCCAGCAATGATTGGAAACTTCATTACAAGACAGCTTCCTTACCCAGCATTGTCATTTGAAATGGTTCATTGTGCTCAGTGTGGTATTGTTTGGGACAAAAAAG ATTCGATGTTGCTTTTAGAAGTTGACCGGGTACTCAAGCCCGGAGGCTACTTTGTTGTAACCTCATTGACAAGCCAACCATATGGAAGTTCATTGAGCATGAAGAATAGCATGTTCACAACGATGGAGGAATTGACCCCGAAAGTCTGTTGGACTCTAAAAGCTCAGCAATATGAAACTTTTATCTGGCAGAAAACTGTGGATTCTGATTGCTATGCATCTCG tAAGCAGGGTGCTCTACCAGTTTGTAATGAAGGGCAAGACGTTCGATCATATTATAAGCCTCTCGTATCATGTATAAGTGGGACCACCAGCAAACGCTGGGCTCCAATCCGAAATAGGTCCTCTAGTCCCCATCGATTGAGCTCGGCTGAGCTTGAAGTTCATGGA GTTCAGCCTGAAGATTTCTTTGAAGACTTGCAGGTTTGGAGATCAGCTCTGAAAAACTATTGGTCTTTGCTTACACCCTTGATTTTCTCTGACCACCCGAAGAGACCAGGCGATGAAGACCCATTACCTCCATTCAACATGCTACGCAATGTGATGGACATGAGTGCTCATTATGGGGGTTTAAATGCTGCTTTTCTGGAGGAAAGAAAATCAGTGTGGGTGATGAATGTTGTGCCTGTCAATGCTCCCTACACACTTCCTCTCATTCTAGATCAAGGTTTTGCTGGTGTTTTGCATGACTG GTGTGAACCATTCCCGACATATCCTCGAACATATGATTTGCTGCATGCAGATGGGCTGCTCTCACATCTCTCTTCAGAGAGGTGCGGCATGATGGACTTATTCTTAGAGATGGACCGGATTCTGCAACCTGAG GGATGGGTTGTTCTCTGTGATAAAAAGGGAGCTATAGAGATGGCGCGCATCTTTGCTACACAAATACGTTGGGAAGCAAGGGTGATTGACCTTGAGAATGGGAGTGATCAACGACTACTTGTTTGCCAAAAACCGTTCGtaaaaaaatga
- the LOC137731999 gene encoding protein KTI12 homolog translates to MALVVICGQPCSGKSKAALCLAEALKESGSNQIVRVIDETSFHLDRNESYANMPAEKNLRGVLRSEVDRSVSKDSVIIVDSLNSIKGYRYELWCLARAAGIRYCVLFCDADETHCRKWNEERREKGEAAYSDKIFEDLVRRFETPERRNRWDSPMFELWPHKEGIEKNSAAILDAISYLTKKADSKSRDVKTLQPTIATQNTRFSEANSLYELDRATQEVISAIVEAQSQALGGPLNGVSVAQGLPPINISRSVGLPELRRLRRTFIKLTGQTSLSGRPPPSDADSAKRMFVDYLNRELETA, encoded by the coding sequence ATGGCATTGGTTGTGATTTGTGGACAACCATGCAGTGGAAAGTCGAAGGCTGCGCTCTGCCTGGCCGAGGCTCTCAAGGAGTCGGGATCGAACCAAATAGTTAGGGTTATTGATGAGACTTCCTTTCATCTTGACCGTAATGAAAGCTATGCCAATATGCCTGCAGAGAAGAATTTAAGAGGAGTGCTAAGATCTGAAGTTGATCGATCAGTGTCAAAAGACAGTGTTATAATTGTGGATTCTTTGAATAGCATCAAGGGTTACAGGTACGAGTTGTGGTGTTTGGCTCGTGCAGCAGGAATCAGATACTGTGTTTTATTCTGCGATGCTGATGAAACACATTGTAGAAAATGGAATGAAGAGCGCAGGGAGAAGGGGGAAGCTGCTTATAGTGATAAGATATTTGAAGATTTGGTGAGAAGGTTTGAGACACCAGAGAGAAGAAATCGGTGGGATTCCCCGATGTTTGAGTTGTGGCCGCATAAAGAGGGAATAGAAAAAAATTCTGCTGCCATTCTAGATGCTATTTCGTATTTGACAAAGAAGGCAGACTCGAAGTCACGGGATGTTAAAACTTTGCAGCCAACTATAGCAACACAGAACACACGTTTTTCCGAGGCAAATTCTCTTTATGAATTGGACAGAGCAACGCAGGAGGTGATCAGTGCTATAGTGGAAGCACAATCGCAAGCACTTGGAGGGCCTCTAAATGGAGTTTCTGTTGCTCAGGGGTTGCCACCTATCAATATTTCAAGATCGGTTGGGCTTCcagagcttcgtaggttgaggCGAACTTTCATAAAATTGACAGGGCAAACGAGTTTAAGTGGGCGACCTCCACCTTCTGATGCAGACAGTGCCAAGAGGATGTTTGTTGATTACTTGAACAGGGAACTGGAAACTGCTTGA